The Kitasatospora sp. NBC_00374 genome has a segment encoding these proteins:
- a CDS encoding rhodanese-like domain-containing protein — MVSAAGRVSGVDALVARSRVGVHRPGPTEAQEAAARGALLVDIRPAAQRAREGEIPDSLIIERNVLEWRLDPTGSHRIPEASGSEIEVIVVCSEGYASSLAAASLRELGLHRATDLDGGFVAWAAAGLPTRPADQGLRRAEPGHQHG, encoded by the coding sequence GTGGTGAGCGCGGCCGGTCGGGTGAGCGGGGTGGACGCGCTGGTGGCGCGTTCGCGGGTCGGGGTGCACCGGCCGGGGCCGACGGAGGCTCAGGAGGCGGCGGCCCGGGGTGCGCTGCTGGTGGACATCCGTCCGGCCGCTCAGCGTGCCCGGGAGGGCGAGATCCCCGATTCGCTGATCATCGAGCGCAATGTGCTGGAATGGCGGCTTGATCCGACGGGCAGTCACCGGATCCCCGAGGCGAGCGGCAGCGAGATCGAGGTGATCGTGGTCTGCTCGGAGGGGTATGCGTCGAGTCTGGCGGCCGCGAGTCTGCGGGAGCTGGGCCTGCACCGGGCCACGGACCTGGACGGCGGCTTCGTCGCCTGGGCCGCGGCCGGGCTGCCGACCCGTCCGGCGGATCAAGGTTTGCGCCGAGCCGAGCCCGGGCACCAGCATGGCTGA
- a CDS encoding cysteine dioxygenase family protein, producing MSLVPAPTLTPPQTPAPALAPAPAAPQPLSPNALRKIVRELAERPDEWLHRVRLAGDDRWYERLAADADHEVWLISWLPGQSTGFHDHGGSRGAFTVALGELEELSLGGPEQGLLIRRLGRGTERAFGPEYLHDVRNTGTGPAVTIHAYSPPLGGMSRYELRVGGLVRTAVEGPEQW from the coding sequence GTGAGTCTTGTTCCAGCGCCGACGCTGACGCCGCCGCAGACGCCGGCACCGGCTTTGGCGCCCGCACCGGCCGCGCCGCAGCCGCTGTCCCCGAACGCCCTGCGGAAGATCGTCCGTGAGCTGGCCGAACGGCCCGACGAGTGGCTCCACCGGGTCCGACTGGCGGGCGACGACCGCTGGTACGAGCGGCTGGCGGCGGACGCGGACCACGAGGTGTGGCTGATCAGCTGGCTGCCGGGGCAGTCCACCGGGTTCCACGACCACGGCGGCTCGCGCGGGGCGTTCACGGTCGCGCTGGGCGAGTTGGAGGAGCTGTCGCTGGGCGGTCCCGAGCAGGGGCTGTTGATCCGGCGTCTGGGGCGCGGCACGGAGCGCGCGTTCGGCCCGGAGTACCTGCACGACGTGCGCAACACCGGTACGGGCCCGGCGGTGACGATCCACGCGTACTCGCCGCCGCTGGGCGGGATGTCCCGGTACGAGCTGCGGGTCGGCGGCCTGGTCCGGACCGCGGTGGAAGGGCCGGAGCAGTGGTGA
- a CDS encoding glycosyltransferase family 2 protein: MRARDGQDSTPSGPAPTVSVLTACRTGRVATLPDALASLEAQHGTDWEWVLQFDGPVPALPPALLPAHTSGRLTVGGSERPGGYGPAEARNRGLARCRGELVQNLDADDELEPDALTLLAGALRERPDAAYAVGDARDLLPDGSLVSVALELRPGLLAPGEVYRHWRTEPASAYSVPLHPAGVMWRRSVLLEFGGWPALWGMDDTALLMAVSAVHPGVYVGADTLRYRLHEGQLSTRVARHRGGLGDQVAMVRQRVAALRWRARVGR; this comes from the coding sequence ATGCGCGCACGCGACGGCCAGGACAGCACGCCCTCGGGGCCGGCCCCCACCGTCTCCGTGCTCACCGCCTGCCGGACGGGCCGGGTCGCGACGCTTCCGGACGCCCTCGCCTCCCTGGAGGCACAGCACGGCACGGACTGGGAGTGGGTGCTGCAGTTCGACGGGCCCGTCCCGGCGCTGCCGCCGGCCCTCCTGCCGGCCCACACCTCCGGGCGGCTGACCGTCGGCGGCAGCGAGCGGCCGGGCGGGTACGGGCCCGCCGAGGCCCGTAACCGGGGACTCGCCCGCTGCCGGGGCGAGTTGGTGCAGAACCTGGACGCGGACGACGAGCTGGAACCGGACGCGCTGACCCTGCTGGCCGGCGCGCTGCGCGAGCGGCCCGACGCCGCCTACGCCGTCGGTGACGCCCGGGACCTGCTGCCCGACGGCTCACTGGTGTCCGTCGCGCTGGAGCTGCGCCCCGGTCTGCTCGCACCCGGCGAGGTGTACCGGCACTGGCGGACCGAGCCCGCCTCGGCCTACTCCGTACCGCTGCACCCGGCCGGGGTGATGTGGCGGCGCTCGGTGCTGCTGGAGTTCGGAGGGTGGCCGGCACTGTGGGGAATGGACGACACGGCCCTGCTGATGGCCGTGTCGGCCGTCCACCCCGGCGTCTACGTGGGCGCCGACACGCTCCGGTACCGCCTCCACGAGGGCCAGCTCTCCACCCGGGTGGCCCGGCACCGGGGCGGTCTCGGGGACCAGGTGGCGATGGTCCGCCAGCGGGTGGCCGCACTGCGGTGGCGGGCCCGGGTGGGGCGGTGA
- a CDS encoding ABC transporter permease, whose amino-acid sequence MDGEPLVRWNWIGDHLGYLRDLTLDHAVIALVPVLIGTLVAVPLGLACTRWPKLYQPLAGLFNVVYALPSLAVFVVLIPYTGLATRATVMIPLTFYAVAVLLPTTVDGLRAVPEAVRQAATAMGYGHWHRLTAVELPAAVPFLAAGLRVAAVASISLAAVGALVGRGGLGYLFIDGFQRTFPTPIVAGIVLVALLALVTDLLLVLARRLLAPWATRRAGAGR is encoded by the coding sequence GTGGACGGTGAACCCCTGGTCCGCTGGAACTGGATCGGCGACCATCTCGGCTACCTGCGGGACCTCACCCTGGACCACGCCGTGATCGCCCTGGTCCCGGTGCTGATCGGCACCCTGGTCGCCGTCCCGCTGGGCCTCGCCTGCACCCGCTGGCCGAAGCTGTACCAGCCGCTGGCCGGCCTGTTCAACGTGGTCTACGCCCTGCCCTCGCTGGCCGTGTTCGTGGTGCTGATCCCGTACACCGGGCTGGCCACCCGGGCGACGGTGATGATCCCGCTCACCTTCTACGCCGTCGCCGTCCTGCTGCCGACCACGGTGGACGGGCTGCGCGCGGTGCCCGAGGCCGTCCGGCAGGCCGCCACCGCGATGGGCTACGGCCACTGGCACCGGCTGACGGCCGTCGAGCTGCCCGCCGCGGTGCCGTTCCTGGCGGCCGGGCTGCGGGTGGCGGCGGTCGCCTCCATCTCGCTGGCCGCGGTCGGCGCGCTGGTCGGCCGGGGCGGTCTCGGCTACCTGTTCATCGACGGCTTCCAGCGGACCTTCCCGACGCCGATCGTGGCCGGGATCGTCCTGGTGGCGCTGCTGGCGCTGGTCACCGATCTGCTGCTGGTGCTGGCCCGGCGGCTGCTCGCCCCGTGGGCGACCCGGCGGGCGGGGGCCGGCCGATGA
- a CDS encoding ABC transporter ATP-binding protein, translating to MIRFDGAAKRHPDGTVAVGGLDLDVPAGRITVLVGPSGCGKTTILRMVNRMVEPTSGRVLLDGVDVAEQDAARLRRGIGYVIQQAGLFPHRRVLENIATVPRLLGWDRRRSRARAQELLELVGLSPETGTRYPYQLSGGQQQRVGVARALAADPPVLLMDEPFSAVDPVVRAGLQEELLRLQSELNKTVLFVTHDIEEAVRLGDQVVVLREHGEIAQLADPHTLLTAPADADVAAFLGRDRGLRGLGLRPADGLGLEPVTHRPGGWQLALDGDGRPLGWRSPHSAGLHPAPAFHPGRDTLRSALDAAVLSPAGAAVAVDDTGRATGLADRATVLAATGPATVTSPSAAEEPAEEPAGKPAEAEHGAAPGGR from the coding sequence GTGATCAGATTCGACGGCGCCGCCAAGCGCCACCCCGACGGCACGGTCGCCGTCGGGGGCCTTGACCTCGACGTCCCCGCCGGGCGAATAACAGTCCTGGTCGGTCCGTCCGGCTGCGGCAAGACCACGATCCTGCGGATGGTCAACCGGATGGTCGAGCCGACCTCCGGCCGGGTGCTGCTGGACGGCGTCGACGTCGCCGAGCAGGACGCGGCCAGGCTTCGCCGCGGCATCGGGTACGTGATCCAGCAGGCCGGCCTGTTCCCGCACCGGCGGGTGCTGGAGAACATCGCCACCGTGCCGCGGCTGCTCGGCTGGGACCGCAGGCGCTCCCGGGCCCGCGCCCAGGAGTTGCTGGAGCTGGTCGGCCTGTCCCCGGAGACGGGCACCCGCTACCCGTACCAGCTGTCGGGCGGTCAGCAGCAGCGGGTCGGAGTGGCCCGGGCGCTCGCCGCCGACCCGCCCGTCCTGCTGATGGACGAGCCGTTCAGCGCGGTCGACCCGGTGGTGCGGGCCGGTCTGCAGGAGGAGCTGCTGCGCCTGCAGTCGGAGCTGAACAAGACCGTGCTGTTCGTCACCCACGACATCGAGGAGGCCGTCCGCCTGGGCGACCAGGTGGTGGTGCTCCGCGAGCACGGCGAGATCGCCCAGCTGGCCGATCCGCACACCCTCCTCACCGCTCCGGCCGACGCCGACGTGGCGGCCTTCCTGGGCCGTGACCGCGGGCTGCGCGGCCTCGGGCTGCGGCCGGCGGACGGCCTCGGCCTGGAGCCGGTGACCCACCGCCCCGGCGGCTGGCAGCTGGCCCTGGACGGGGACGGCCGGCCGCTCGGCTGGCGCTCCCCGCACAGCGCGGGACTGCACCCGGCGCCCGCCTTCCACCCCGGGCGGGACACCCTGCGCAGCGCACTGGACGCCGCGGTGCTCTCCCCCGCCGGTGCGGCCGTCGCGGTGGACGACACCGGCCGGGCCACCGGCCTCGCGGACCGGGCGACGGTCCTCGCCGCCACCGGGCCTGCCACCGTCACGTCCCCGTCCGCAGCCGAGGAACCCGCCGAGGAACCCGCCGGGAAGCCCGCCGAGGCCGAGCACGGGGCGGCGCCCGGTGGACGGTGA